In Euphorbia lathyris chromosome 10, ddEupLath1.1, whole genome shotgun sequence, a single genomic region encodes these proteins:
- the LOC136210035 gene encoding transcription termination factor MTERF2, chloroplastic, producing the protein MLYCPQHLHLRLHLPHNHRHFTVSGTLNNQSHSTPQNPATTHEPILRTHNSKSANFLHRHLKEPSQFQNEGDIAEEEERFQPAISPEEKVKLLEMALVTKKRIPQFPGSIVPLFPANGAPLQTLFQNGEVNSDGDDDDDEEMIMKALEIRRKVTAEIFKDSMMKKGKFGITYSTNLVDRSRDFMDFIMIKAANLKSLPEFQNSSFKVRAKTVIEELEVVPLIRWLKHNSVSYPKIAKLLCTSRGNIKSIIRVVEWLKGIHVKGDFLGSALIKAGDNILERSNEELDDIVEYLESNGIRRDWIGYVMSRCPHLLSYTLEDVKARVKFYLDMGMNEKDFGTMVFDYPRALGYFTLEEMNQKVSYLKEFGLNTEDVGKLLAFKPQLIACSIEERWKPLVKYLYYLGISKDGMRRMLTIKPIVFCVDFEQTILPKVRFFKDIGVREDAIGNMLVKFPPLLTYSLNKKIRPVVIFLMTKAGVNERAIGKVIALGPELLGCSIVHKLDISVKYFLSLGIRLHLLGEMIADFPMLLRYNIDLLRPKYRYLRRSMVRPLKDLIEFPRFFSYSLEGRIVPRHKVMVENQVNFKLRYMLSSSDEQFKKMVEDAVERRRKFESSMMNVTLSDELRASDSLKEKQVFEPHGTVDTCSQVADGTLVEEELGEFSHNLTDLYID; encoded by the exons ATGCTGTACTGTCCACAGCACCTTCACCTCCGCCTCCATCTTCCCCATAACCACCGTCATTTCACCGTCTCCGGCACCCTCAACAATCAAAGTCACTCCACTCCTCAAAATCCGGCCACCACTCATGAACCAATTCTCCGCACCCACAACTCCAAGTCCGCCAATTTCCTCCACCGCCACCTAAAAGAACCGAGTCAATTCCAGAATGAAGGAGACattgcagaagaagaagaaagatttCAGCCTGCTATTTCACCTGAAGAGAAAGTAAAGCTTTTGGAAATGGCACTCGTCACTAAGAAACGAATACCCCAATTCCCGGGTTCAATTGTTCCCCTTTTCCCGGCCAATGGCGCTCCTTTGCAAACCCTATTTCAAAATGGAGAGGTCAATAGTGatggagatgatgatgatgatgaagaaatgataATGAAGGCTCTAGAGATACGCAGAAAAGTTACTGCTGAGATATTCAAGGATTCCATGATGAAGAAAGGCAAGTTTGGCATTACATATTCCACCAATTTGGTTGATAGGTCTAGGGATTTTATGGACTTTATTATGATTAAAGCTGCAAATTTGAAGAGCTTGCCTGAGTTTCAAAATTCAAGTTTCAAAGTTCGAGCTAAGACTGTTATAGAAGAGTTGGAAGTTGTGCCCCTTATCAG GTGGCTGAAACATAATTCGGTGTCATATCCTAAGATTGCTAAGCTGCTATGCACTTCAAGAGGAAATATTAAGTCAATCATCCGTGTGGTTGAGTGGTTGAAGGGCATTCATGTGAAGGGGGACTTTCTTGGCTCTGCACTTATAAAAGCAGGAGATAATATTTTAGAACGAAGTAATGAAGAACTAGATGATATTGTAGAGTATTTAGAGAGCAATGGAATAAGGAGGGATTGGATAGGGTATGTAATGAGTAGGTGTCCTCATTTATTGTCTTATACCTTGGAAGATGTGAAAGCTAGGGTCAAGTTCTACTTGGATATGGGTATGAATGAGAAGGATTTCGGCACAATGGTTTTCGATTATCCTAGGGCTCTTGGCTACTTTACTCTGGAAGAGATGAATCAGAAG GTTAGCTATCTGAAAGAGTTTGGGCTGAATACTGAAGATGTTGGAAAGTTGCTAGCATTTAAACCACAACTCATAGCTTGTAGTATCGAGGAAAGGTGGAAGCCTCTCGTTAAGTATTTATACTACCTCGGGATTTCGAAAGATGGTATGAGGAGAATGCTTACCATTAAGCCAATAGTTTTCTGTGTTGATTTTGAACAGACAATATTACCAAAG GTACGGTTTTTTAAGGACATAGGTGTTAGAGAAGACGCTATTGGTAACATGCTCGTAAAGTTTCCTCCATTATTAACATACAGCTTGAACAAGAAAATCCGGCCAGTG GTCATATTCTTGATGACAAAAGCGGGTGTTAACGAGAGAGCTATTGGGAAGGTGATAGCTTTGGGGCCAGAGCTTCTGGGATGCAGCATAGTGCATAAGCTTGATATCAGTGTAAAGTATTTTCTCTCACTCGGCATACGCCTTCATCTGTTGGGTGAGATGATTGCGGATTTTCCCATGCTACTCCGTTACAACATAGATCTCCTACGTCCGAAGTATCGTTACTTGAGGCGAAGCATGGTCCGCCCTTTGAAAGATCTAATTGAATTTCCCAG GTTCTTCAGCTATTCTCTTGAGGGGCGAATAGTTCCAAGGCACAAAGTTATGGTAGAGAATCAAGTTAACTTTAAACTAAGATACATGCTGTCCAGCAGTGATGAACAGTTCAAGAAGATGGTTGAGGATGCCGTAGAAAGGCGCCGGAAATTTGAATCTAGCATGATGAATGTCACTCTCTCTGATGAACTGAGAGCTAGTGATTCGTTAAAAGAGAAGCAAGTGTTTGAACCCCATGGTACTGTTGATACTTGCTCTCAAGTAGCTGATGGCACTTTAGTGGAGGAAGAACTTGGAGAATTCTCCCATAATTTAACTGATTTATACATCGATTAG
- the LOC136208956 gene encoding phenylalanine--tRNA ligase alpha subunit, cytoplasmic, giving the protein MAEEEILGYLQNHEEICDSGQFAAARGIDHNEIVNVVKSLFGFRFVDVQDIKRETWVLTEEGKKYAAEGSPEVNLFLAVPAEGSITKDELQKKLDPAVFKIGCSQAGKNKWVEMGKQISRKVQHVEDKLKDLLLKIQDGQELDKESINSLKARKLIVLQTWKGYSVRKGPNYAPKRKKPATDLTRENLQRGDWKELEFKEYNLNAKGPPPECGHLHPLNKVKDRLKDIFRQLNFEEMPTNRYVESSFWNFDALFQPQQHPARDSHDTFFLQVPSTTSQLPEDYVKLVKEVHESGGYGSRGYNYDWKREEANKNLLRTHTTAISTRMLYALAQQAKLEPFIPKRYFSIDRVFRNEAVDRTHLAEFHQIEGVVCDRGLTLSHLIGVLEDFFSRLGMSKLRFKPAYNPYTEPSMEIFSYHEGFGKWVEIGNSGMFRPEMLRPMGFPDDVNVIAWGLSLERPTMILYGIDNIRDLFGHKVDLSLMKKNPLCLIGIQ; this is encoded by the exons ATGGCGGAAGAGGAGATTTTAGGCTATTTGCAGAATCACGAAGAAATCTGTGATTCCGGGCAGTTCGCCGCCGCAAGGGGGATTGATCATAACGAGATCGTCAATGTCGTCAAAAGCCTCTTTGGTTTCCGCTTCGTCGATGTTCAG GATATCAAGAGGGAGACATGGGTTCTTACTGAGGAAGGTAAAAAGTATGCTGCCGAAGGATCACCTGAAGTAAATCTGTTCTTGGCTGTACCAGCGGAGGGTAGCATCACAAAGGATGAGTTGCAG AAAAAGCTTGACCCTGCAGTTTTCAAAATAGGGTGCTCACAGGCTGGAAAGAATAAATGGGTGGAAATGGGAAAGCAAATATCGAGGAAG GTTCAACATGTGGAAGACAAACTGAAGGACCTGCTTTTAAAGATTCAAGATGGACAG GAATTAGATAAAGAAAGTATCAACTCTCTGAAAGCAAGGAAGCTTATTGTTTTGCA GACGTGGAAAGGCTACTCAGTGAGAAAAGGTCCTAATTATGCACCAAAAAGAAAGAAACCCGCTACTGATTTGACTCGAGAAAATCTACAGAG GGGTGATTGGAAGGAATTGGAGTTTAAGGAGTATAATTTGAATGCTAAGGGCCCACCACCTGAATGTGGGCACCTTCATCCACTCAACAAG GTGAAAGATCGGCTAAAGGATATATTTCGTCAACTAAA CTTTGAGGAAATGCCCACAAATAGATATGTTGAGAGCAG CTTCTGGAATTTTGATGCATTGTTCCAGCCACAACAACATCCTGCCCGTGATTCACACGATACATTCTTCTTGCAAG TTCCTTCAACTACGAGCCAACTACCAGAAGATTATGTTAAGCTAGTGAAGGAAGTCCATGAATCTGGGGGTTATGGATCAAGAGG GTATAATTATGATTGGAAAAGAGAGGAAGCAAACAAAAACCTTCTACGAACTCACACCACAGCAATTTCTACGCGGATGCTGTATGCACTAGCACAG CAAGCAAAACTGGAACCTTTTATCCCCAAGAGATACTTCTCTATCGATCGTGTTTTCAGAAATGAAGCAGTAGATCGTACTCATCTAGCAGAGTTCCATCAAATAGAAG GTGTGGTGTGTGATCGAGGGCTTACATTGAGCCACTTGATTGGTGTTTTGGAGGACTTCTTTTCACGATTGG GGATGTCCAAACTACGGTTCAAGCCTGCTTATAATCCATATACTGAACCTAGCATGGAGATTTTcag CTATCATGAAGGCTTTGGGAAATGGGTGGAGATTGGGAATTCTGGAATGTTCAGGCCTGAAATGTTACGTCCCATGGGATTCCCAGATGATGTAAATGTTATTGCTTGGGGACTTTCCCTTGAAAG aCCAACGATGATACTGTACGGAATTGATAATATCCGGGATCTGTTTGGACATAAG GTGGATCTGAGTCTCATGAAGAAAAATCCTCTATGTCTAATTGGAATTCAGTAG